One stretch of Paenibacillus sp. FSL R5-0341 DNA includes these proteins:
- a CDS encoding NAD(P)H oxidoreductase, translating to MNVLVVVSHPRKDSLTFQVAQRFAQGLTEAGHSYEILDLHGIGFDPILREMDEPDYTQENQVFSPEVETEMARLKKHDAVAFVFPLWWWHLPAMLKGYVDRVMNNGFAYGANKLPHQQILWIALSGVTEEQMHKRNYGQSITNLLNVGISDYCGVSQSRVEFLYETLESKPEHYEALLNHAHHLGLNYANDIPTL from the coding sequence ATGAACGTACTCGTTGTAGTATCCCACCCAAGAAAAGATTCTTTGACCTTTCAGGTAGCTCAACGTTTTGCACAGGGTCTTACTGAGGCCGGTCACAGTTATGAGATATTGGATTTGCATGGGATTGGCTTCGACCCAATCCTCCGAGAGATGGATGAACCAGACTATACTCAAGAAAATCAGGTGTTCTCGCCTGAGGTTGAAACGGAGATGGCGCGATTGAAGAAGCACGATGCTGTGGCTTTTGTGTTTCCTCTCTGGTGGTGGCATCTGCCAGCCATGTTGAAAGGTTATGTGGATCGTGTCATGAACAACGGGTTTGCCTATGGCGCGAACAAACTTCCTCATCAGCAGATATTGTGGATCGCTCTTTCCGGCGTGACGGAAGAACAGATGCATAAGCGCAACTATGGGCAATCGATCACCAATCTGCTCAATGTGGGTATTTCCGATTACTGTGGCGTGTCCCAATCAAGAGTTGAGTTTTTATATGAAACGTTGGAATCCAAGCCCGAACACTATGAAGCACTGCTGAACCATGCACATCACTTGGGACTGAACTATGCCAACGATATTCCGACGCTGTAA